Genomic window (Candidatus Gracilibacteria bacterium):
GAACCAAGATCTGCAAGAAATTTTGCGCGTGCGTCCCGTTTCATTATTGTAGCATCTTCTCATCTCCAACCAAGAGAGTAGAGAAAACCATTGAGAAATGATTCACTTCATTGAGCATGCGCGATGTCTTCAGCATAGAGATGTCCGTAGCTTTTTACCATGTATATCATAGCAGCCCCTACTTCTTCTGGGCTCGATGAACTGAGTTGTGCAATATGGAGAGCTTTGTTTCGCGCAACTGGACCATTCAGATTGTAGAGTTTATCTTGAATCTTCTCGATTACTTCCTTCATCGAAGCTACTTCATCTGCCTGAAGTTGAGCCATGATATCAGCTGGAAATCCGAATTTCCGACCCATCCTCAGGGCAAAACGAGAAGCATTGAGTTTGGAATTTTTCTCAAAATAGTGCTCAAATCAATGAATGATATTTGAGAAACCTTTTGAAATATCATTTATAGATAATCCTTTGAAAAGACCGAACATTTCTGTATGCATATGCTGATCATGTGGATGATATCCAGCATGTGGATCAAGGAGATCTTTTGTAGTTGCCTTGAGTTTATTTTCTTTGAGATAAACAAGAAAATCCTCTCTTGTCATTGTTCGTAACACATATTGTCACTTTTCCTGAGATTTTGAGAGTTTGCGATTTCTCTTGGCTTCAAGAATTTTCTCAAGAGTTACGTCTGATCACGGATTGTATTCCCAGATAGTGACAAACTCATCACCAATTCATTTTAGGCGGATATGTGTCTTCTCATCATCCGTAGTGAAATATTCGTAAGATACTTCCTTTTTTTTCTTATGTTTATGTCCATGTCCATCATCTTCCTCAATCTCATCCTCTACTTTGAGTTCATGATCATCGATTTTAGCACTTGATTTTACACCAAAAGCGGAAAGAGCCTTAATAAAATCATCATTTGAATTCAGTATATAAATACGATGAAAATCGATTCCTGATTTGATAGTTTCTAGAAAATCCCTGAATGTAGATTTTTCACCATTACTGAGAATAATTTCCTTATTGATTTCATCGATTGTATTAATCTTAAAGGTAAACTGTGCTCATTTTTTCTTTCCATCTATTGAATCACCTTTTGCAATAAATGTCATTCCTGGTGCAATCGGAATATTTACCCCTTCAGGATCAATTTTATCAAGTTCGTATTTAAGATTCTCGAGTGTGCCGATCTCATTTTCTTTTTTCTCTTTGTCACTCACATCTGTAATTTGTCTTCAGAGATCATCTATAAAAAAACCATTTTTAACTTGAGTAAAAAGGTCATCCTCAGACATCACCTGGATTTCATCCATAGTTTCAAGCTTTTTCTCAAAAAGATCATATGAAAGTGTGCTTTCTCCTTTTGGTCTTCCAATAGTACCATCTTCTGTTCCATCGAGAAAACTCAGTGTTAATCCTGCGAAACCATTGGCTGGAGGAAGTTCTTGGTCTATTTTCTCGATTTTTATAAATCGCATTCGTCCACCTATTCGGTCACGACATACAAGGATGGCTCCTTGTCTTGCTTGATCGAGAGGGTGCATTTGTATTTTGAGTTTCTTGTTTTCAATCTTCTCTAGGAATTCAGTAAAAGTTGTTGTAAGGGTATCTCTATCAGGATTATCCTGATATTCAGTAAATTGAGTTTTGATGGTTCGTAAGAGCTCTCTCTGGAAATCCTTATTCTCGAAGAGGGGATCAAGAGAAATAGAGAATTTTTTACTGAGCTCATCAATAGAAAACTGAGTACTATCATCCGTACGTATCAGAAGTTGTAAATCCTTTTGTTGTTTTTCCGAAAGTTCATTCCAGATATCTTTGTATTCTTCCTTTACTGCCATATCAACCTTCTCATAGGAGAGAATTCCATAACCGATTGCATTCTTGATGGTTATTGTGATATGAAACTCCTCGGCAATCCTCTTCATTTTATCCGAATTTGAACCAAAATATTGAATTAATTCATATATAAGGCCTCTATCAAAAGGAACATGATTATTCTTAAAGCTAATTATTGCTTTTGTAACCTTGTCTAAAAGTTGTGGATTTCAAGAAAAGGCTTCTGATGGAAATAAATAATCAAGTTTTGGAGTCCAAAGTTCAATATTTTCACGTGACAAACCAATTTGTTGAATTAGGTAACGTTTTATAGATGCAGGAGTTTCTATGATATCTGAGAGTTCCTTTTCTGAATATTGATCAAGGTCTTCGAGGATTTGCCTACTAATCTCATCTGAAAGAACGAATGTCCGTCCGATAATTGTTGGCGTGTTCTTTCGGAGAGACTGGAGATTTCGAGAATATTTTGCAAAATATGCCAATATGTTTGAACTTGAAAGTTCAGAAATATCCACCATATTAAATTCATATTCTGCAATATCATATTTTGCTTCCATAGCATCACGAATCTGTTGTATTGCTTTTTCTCGTCGACTTCATCCAGCATCTATAGCATTATAAATAGTATGATCAAATTTTCCATATCGATCACGAGTAGCCTCCTGAAATAAAGATTCAATATTTTTTCCTGTATTTTTCTTTGGTGTATTAGGTCCACTTGGAGAAATATTTCATGAATTAGTTGAAGCAGTTGATGACATAGAACAATAATTATTTTCCCTTGCATTCTACCAAAAAAGTGGCAAAAATACAAATAAAAATCCGCCTTTTGGCAGATTTTTTTGGTGCTTTTATCGGAATTATTGAACTGATGGTGTCATAACCGCTCCTGAATCAGGCGATTGTGATACTGGAGCTGGCATATCCACCACTGTGGCAGTTACTGTTTGAGGAGATTTGGTGGAAGAATTTGGCGTATCCACACTTTTGGTACAACTGGAAAGAAGGGAAATGAAAAGAAGGGAAATGAAAATAGTACGCATAAATAGGATTTTTGGGAAGTAACTCGAATTCGAGTATATAAAATTTATACAAAACCTCAACTGATTTCTGACATATTTCTCACAAAAAAGAAACTCTCAGAATGATCTAAAAGTTTCTTTGGGAATTATCATGAATGGTGCCAATGGGCGGGCTCGAACCGCCGACCTCAGGGTTATGAGTCCTGTGCTCTAACCAGCTGAGCTACATTGGCGGACAATTTGGAACGGTTTTTCTAAAAAATGGTTGCGGACTGTGATCGAACCCAAGTACGACCGAAAGGTCGTGGGGTCCAAAATGGTTGCGGAGGTGTGAATCGAACACACGACCTCAAGGTTATGAGCCTTGCGAGCTACCACTGCTCTACTCCGCGATATGACCTTGGAGAGAAAGTCTTAAACCTTGAGGAAACCTCAGGTTATGGGCCACTGTAGGCTTGCTAGACTATACTCCGCGGAATGGTAATTATTATTTGGATGTATTTTGGTTCTTGAGGTGACCTCAAGGTATTTGCCCTAGTTGCGAGTTAGACTGCTCTACTCCGCGGTATAAATTCCACGTAATACAGAAGATTGCCTGGTGATTATAGGGAAAAATCAAATCTGTCAATATATTTTTTTATTTCCACAATCAGGTTGTTCGTATGTTCGAGCGGAAAAGTCGGCATGTTTTCTCTCTCTTCCATGCAATCCGAAAGTTCACTCAGAAAAACTCTTCCTTCCTTTTGCCGATTGAGTCGTGCATGAATATCACGATATTTTTCATTTGCTGAAAATGACTCGAGAAACTGTTCGCTCTGAAGCGCATGGAATCCGCCGATTTCCTGGTACATATCCCAGAAAAATGGTTTCCCGATGGCAACCGTACTCACGAAACTCACTTCACCACGCACAATACTCCATATGCTTTCTGCAATCAGATGATGGAACATATTCAGATTCACAAAAGGAAGAAAAACAACATTTTCTGAATCGATTTTCTCGCGGATTTTTCCTGATGTAGTATGACCAAAGAGAAGAATCTGAGTACCACCCGGGATAGCATCGAATTCCAAAACCGAAAGAAGAGTATCGGAATAAGCAAAAATACTGATCCACTTTTTCGATATATCCAGACCAAATTCTGACGCCAGATTCTCACGAGAATCGGATCAAAGCTCAGGAAAAATAATGCCTCATGTGTTCGGAAAAACGGATGGAATGAGTTCAATCACCCGATGAGAAGGAGTGGAAGAGATATGTTCCGATTCATGATACTGATTCCAGACAGGATCGAAAGAGAGATAATCCACTCGAAGTACCAGTGAATTTTGCTCGAAATACTGCTGATCTGGAATCGGCGCATGGAACAATGCGAATGCACACTGAGATTTTCTCATTTTTCCGAAATCCTGTCGAGATTGGATGGAATATGATGGAAGTTGTTCTTGATTCAGAGCAAAAAATCGCTCTACGGCATCGATATTATCTGTCCAAATCGTGAAGTGATATATATCTGGACTGGATTTCTCGAATCCGATCAGGAGTTCCGCAGTGAATCCCATATCACCATAATTATCGATCACCGAGAAAATGACATCAATATTTTTTTTCATATCGCAATTCTATCGTGAATCTATATAATGCAAGAAATGTTTTGTTTTCTTTTTCTCTTCTATGTACGGATATTTCTCTGGAAAAATCATCATGATCGATGGAATCACTGTCACCATGCAGATCGAATGAACTGGTTTTGGGTTCGATATTTTCGCATCGCCGACGGTTCTCGTTTCTCTGGTGATAGGGCAAAATTCGCAATTCTGGATACATCATCATAAGACGGATGTGAGTGAATCACTTTTTGGATTCTCTTCTTTCGAAGAACGTGCACTGTTCCGTGAACTCAATAAAGTGAATGGCGTCTGAGGCAAAACAGCACTCTCCCTTCTCGGGCTCGGCACCGAAGCACTTATGAAGGCTATTCATCTCGAAGATGATGCAATACTCTCGAGCGTACCGGGAATCGGGAAGAAAACCGCACAAAAGATCATTGTCGACCTCAAGGGTTCTATCAATTTCTCGAAAAGTGCAGAATCAAAATCTCAGAAAACCCTTTCACAAAATAATATTACTCTCATCAGCTCACTCGTTCAGATGGGCTATGATAAGAGCGCTGTCGAAGAGATTATCCAAACGCTCGATCCGAATCTTTCTCTCGAAGAAAAAGTCCGCGAAGCTATCAAAAAAATCAAATAACATGCAGCAATACAAAAAAGAATTTGATGCCATCATGAAGGTCAAATCCGAACCGAATCAGCACGAAAAAATGCTTGTTGAACGTGCACAGAAATATATACGCAAACTCTCTTGGATTCCAGGAATCGAGATGATTGCGGTCGGGAACTCTCTCTCCATGTTCGCAACCCATGCGGATTCTGACATTGATCTCTTCATTATCACAAAACCACATCATATCTGGCTCGTGCGATTTCTTGTCACTTTCGTTTTTTGGATACTCTGAGTTTGGCGACATGGAGAAGATATTGCAGGGAATTTTTGTCTCTCGTTCTTCATCACGACAGAAGCGATGAATCTGGAGAAAATAGTCATCAAAAACGATATATACCTCTACAATTGGATATATTATCTGAAGCCAATTCTCGTACGAAATAATACCTATGAGGCATTTCTGGAAGAGAATAGTTGGGTGAATATTCCGGAAGAACAGAAGAAGAAGAATCTTTTCTTTGTGATTTCGAAGTGAAACGAAGAAATCCCTTTTTTCTCCACTTATGAGAACTATATACCAAAATCTCTAAAGATGAATCTGAAAGGGATTCCTCACGGAATGACCGAACCAAAAACAAGCTCAATATACATAGCACTTAATAAACTGGTTCGCTTCTTCTTCCTTCCTCGTACCATGAGATCCTATAAGAAATTGGGACAACCAGAATGAGTTATTATTTCTGAGGATATGCTCAAGTTTCATGATGCTGATCGCAGAAAAGAAGTTCGCGATAGGATTCTCGAAAAAAATTTTGACAAATAAACCCACTTCCCTATACTGCCCCTACCACGCATCTGGAGGGATGGCAGAGTGGTTTAATGCAGCAGTCTTGAAAACTGCCGTGCCGCAAGGTACCCAGAGTTCGAATCTCTGTCCCTCCGCCATATAATAATACAACTGTCCTAATATTGGGGCAGTTTTTTATAGTAAAACTGCTTCCTAATACTGTATATTCTCAAAGACAGAAATAAGAAGTTTATCTAGCAAGCCTATCTGTTATCTATATGATAGGTGAAGTCGAAAATTTCTATCACCAGCTCTGGTTGTTCTTGATCCGCCATTTGATTCAGACAAAGTCCTTAGGGAGGACTTTTATCGTTTCTGGTGAAGTGCATTCTTTCTCAAAGAGAATCAAGCCTTGACTTTCATCATCATTTTCATATATTTCGCGGAGTACAAAATTCGGACTTCGAAATCAGATTCGAATATCCTTGCAATGTTCTATATTTTGGGCCTATAGCTCAGTGGTTAGAGCAGTCGGCTCATAACCGATTGGTCCCTGGTTCAATCCCAGGTGGGCCCACCACTATATATGAGGCAAAATCTCTCTTTCGAAAGAAAGGGGGATTTTTTGTACTAATCGTTGATTGTTTAGAATATCTTCATATGTATGAATCGCAGTCAATAGTATACAAGAATCTATAGACACATGAAAGTGTAAGAGTTACTTTTTCTTGGTAATCACTTTTTGAATTATGGAACATTGTGAGTTGAGCGTGTATCTTCGATTCTTTTTGTTCACTTTATTGTATCAAAACCGCACTCCTTTTCTCATATTAGCTCCTTTTTACATGTGTATTCCAGAAATAGGAGTGCTACATACGAATTTTCGCAGAAAATTCACAGAAAAATGCCAAAATAAATACTTTTTGCAATACAAAATTTCTATTACTACAATGGATTACCATATGTTTATGAAAAAAAAGTCAAAAATAGTTTTGACTTACAAACACTTTTCCATATAAATTCACCCGTCGCCGCGAGCCACTGGCTCATTCAAACGGCAACGAACCTTAACATTCCATATACAAGAAGACGATCGTTTCTTTTATGAGAAACAATCTTGTAATCCGTACAAAACAATAAAAAGTCCTACTTTTCGAAGTAGGCAGCTACGTTCCAAAGAGTTTGATCATAGCTCAGGATGAACGCTAGCGGTGCGCCTAACACATGCAAGTCGAGCGGGAATAGAGGGCTTGCTCTCTATTTTAGCGGCAAACGGGTGCGTAACACGTTGATACTTCCCCCAGAGTCAGGGATAGCCTCGAGAAATCGAGCGTAATACCGGATGGTCCCGAAAGGGTAAAGGAGCAATTCGCTCTGGGAAAGGTCTGCGGCCTATCAGCTAGTTGGCGGGGTAATAGCCCACCAAGGCGATGACGGGTAGCTGGTCTGAGAGGACGGCCAGCCACAATGGAACTGAGACACGGTCCATACTCCTACGGGAGGCAGCAGTGAGGAATCTTCCACAATGGGCGAAAGCCTGATGGAGCGACACCGCGTGAAGGATGAAGCCTTTGTTGGTGTAAACTTCTTTTCTCTGGGAAGATAATGACGGTACCAGAGGAATAAGGGGCGGCAAACTTCGTGCCAGCAGCCGCGGTAATACGAAGGCCCCAAGCGTTATCCGGAATTACTGGGTGTAAAGCGTCTGTAGGTGGTTTCTTAAGTCTTTCCGTGAAACTTCAGGGCTCAACCCTGAATTGCGGGGGAAACTGGGGAACTAGAGTGTGGGAGGGGGAAGCAGAACGGTAAGAGTAGGGGTGCAATCCGTTGATACTTACCAGAATACCAAAAGCGAAGGCAGCTTCCTGGAACACTACTGACACTGAGAGACGAAAGCGTGGGGAGCAAAAGGGATTAGATACCCCTGTAGTCCACGCCCTAAACGATGGATGCTAAGTGTTGGACTTCGGTTCAGTGCTTCAAGCTAACGCATTAAGCATCCCACCTGAGGAGTACGGTCGCAAGATTAAAACTCAAATGAATAGACGGGGACCCGCACAAGCAGTGGATCATGTGGTTTAATTCGACAATAAACGAGGAACCTCACCTAGGCTTGACATTGATAGAATCCACCAGAAATGGAGGAGTGCCCGCAAGGGAACTTGAAAACAGGCGCTGCATGGTTGTCGTCAGCTCGTGCCTTGAGGTGTTCGGTTAAGTCCGTTAACGAGCGCAACCCACGTCGTTAGTTATTATGTCTAACGAGACTGCTCGAGTTAATCGAGAGGAAGGTGTGGATGACGTCAAATCAGCATGGCCCTTATGCCTAGGGCTACACACATGATACAATGGTCGGTACAAAGGGCTGCAAACCCGCGAGGGGGAGCCAATCCCATAAAGCCGATCTCAGTCCAGATTGGAGTCTGCAACTCGACTCCATGAAGTTGGAATTGCTAGTAATCGTGAATCAGCTATGTCACGGTGAATCTGTTCCCGGGTCTTGTACTCACCGCCCGTCAAACCATGGGAGGTGTGCGTACCTGAAGTCCTTCGAGCAATACGGAGGCCCACGGTAAACACACTGACTGGGGTTAAGTCGTAACAAGGTATCCGTACGAGAACGTGCGGATGGACTATCTCTTTATCAAAATCGAGATTATAAGAAGTCGTCTTCTGGTGTATGGAATGATAAGTGTTCGTATGAACCTTAACACACTCATAATAATAGAATGTTATTCTAGAAACTATAATTTTAAAAAGAAACATTGTAATTTTATTTTTCTCCATTTCTAAAATGGAAAAAGTAATTCTGTTTCCACCAAATTTGTATTCAAAAATCCATTCATACCAACAACATAAATGTACAAGCGAGAATAAAAAGCACAATGTTTCATCCGCAAGGATGATACATCTTTTGTATAAATACAATTACGGCACAAAGTGGATGCCTTGACTCATACATCCGATGAAGGACGCACAAAGCTGCGATAAGCCTGGGTAAGCTGCTACGACGCGTTACAGCCCAGGATTTCCGAATGGGGGAACCCTATAGAGACATCTCTATAATTGCGATATGCAATGGACACCTGCCGAATTGAAATATCTTAGTAAGCAGGGAAAAGAAATCAATTGAGATTCCGAAAGTAGTGACGAGCGAAATCGGAACAGCCCAAACCTCTACGGTGCCAAGGATGAGCCCGTTGCCGTAGGGGGGTCACAAGATATGTCATCAGAAAGCTCAAATAATGACACTCCATAGAGATAACAGAAAAATGTTCTGGAAAGGACAGCCAAAGAAGGTTACAGCCCTGTATTTGAAATTACTCTCTAGCGGGTGCGACATACTCTTAAGTAGCATCGGACACGTGAAATCCGGTGTGAATTCAGGTCGACCACGATCTAAGGCTAAATAGTGTATGAGATCGATAGTGAACAAGTACTGTGAAGGAAAGGTTAAAAGAACCCCGGGAGGGGAGTGAAATAGATCCTGAAACTTTGTGCCTACAAAGAGTCGGAGCTCTTCGGAGTGACGACGTGCCTTTTGGAGAAGGAACCAACGACTTACGTATACGTGGCAAGGTTAAGGCAGATACAGCCGGAGCCGAAGGGAAACCAAGTCTGAATAGGGCGATTTAGTCACGTATAGTAGACCCGAAACCCGTGCGAGCTACTCATGGCCAGGATGAAGGTGAGGTAACACTTACTGGAGGTCCGAACCAATTGGAGCTGCAAGTCCACTGGATGAGCTGTGAGTAGGAGTGAAAAGCTAATCGAGCCGGGAGATAGCTGGTTCTCCGCGAAATATATTTAGGTATAGCCCATATTAGTAACCGAGAGGGGTAGGGCTCTGATAAGACTAGCGGGTCTATTCCGACTTAGCAAATCTTGATAAACTTCGAATACTCTCGGCGTGAATAATATGGAG
Coding sequences:
- the ruvA gene encoding Holliday junction branch migration protein RuvA is translated as MYGYFSGKIIMIDGITVTMQIEGTGFGFDIFASPTVLVSLVIGQNSQFWIHHHKTDVSESLFGFSSFEERALFRELNKVNGVGGKTALSLLGLGTEALMKAIHLEDDAILSSVPGIGKKTAQKIIVDLKGSINFSKSAESKSQKTLSQNNITLISSLVQMGYDKSAVEEIIQTLDPNLSLEEKVREAIKKIK
- the earP gene encoding elongation factor P maturation arginine rhamnosyltransferase EarP, encoding MKKNIDVIFSVIDNYGDMGFTAELLIGFEKSSPDIYHFTIWTDNIDAVERFFALNQEQLPSYSIQSRQDFGKMRKSQCAFALFHAPIPDQQYFEQNSLVLRVDYLSFDPVWNQYHESEHISSTPSHRVIELIPSVFPNTGGIIFPELGSDSRENLASEFGLDISKKWISIFAYSDTLLSVLEFDAIPGGTQILLFGHTTSGKIREKIDSENVVFLPFVNLNMFHHLIAESIWSIVRGEVSFVSTVAIGKPFFWDMYQEIGGFHALQSEQFLESFSANEKYRDIHARLNRQKEGRVFLSELSDCMEERENMPTFPLEHTNNLIVEIKKYIDRFDFSL